The following proteins come from a genomic window of Cydia pomonella isolate Wapato2018A chromosome 28, ilCydPomo1, whole genome shotgun sequence:
- the LOC133533115 gene encoding P protein-like, producing the protein MDWWQSTKEWVGLSKKQPKVEDNRSQYSLVSCGELTADILPIWLELPDEVKNDPSLAPFKKLYEKEHGKIPEISKNPESQKRLANVQSAPMLQSVQTDDVQYIDGCTKSEAAEKLGNHDGKPISEHRLPTSRPSQMARARHYVKMTILLSCWVFFTVCFMMYNEKEDNVSITAVVPGEIKEFPMPIDKAESILLKLTGPFMSKNDERRLNYTTLMDHQKLEVWLEAEKNNVTEASETWSIPLHNSTHQRSRTLHFNCSQCALRVRTDARAAVAFTYSYTENPVDDTTGVIYALVLLLGLYILIIFEIINRTMAAVLVSTMSLAALAVVGERPTVPEIVSWLDIETLLLLFSMMLLVAIMAETGVFDFLAVFTFEVTKGNLWPLIYLLCGITAVISTFLDNVTTVLLMSPVTIRLCEVMGLDPVPILMLMAIYSNIGGTATPVGDPPCVIVASNKHVIEAGINFTNFTAHMALGILLVAVQTSLQVRFMFRDTSKLRLNVPREIQDLRHQISIWRRAADSLPQLSGNAHVVRARLDRKIEKLRAKLSCMVKETSKRACPRDEFQSTLRELKQKYKIRDKVLLVQASVAIFFAVAVFFLHSIPELNRISLGWTALLAAVLLLLLADREDLEPVLRRVEWSTLLFFAALFVLMEALSKLGLIQYIGGLMEVLVLRVDESARLAVAILLILWVGGVISAFVDNLPMTTIMIRVVISIGSNPDLNLPLAPLVWALLYGACLGGNGTLIGASANVVCAGVAEQHGYKITFVQFFKVGFPIMIGHMATASVYLLLCHCVYTWH; encoded by the exons GAAAAATCCCAGAAATATCAAAGAATCCAGAGTCGCAGAAGCGATTGGCGAATGTACAGTCAGCCCCAATGCTACAGTCAGTACAAACAGACGATGTCCAATACATAGACGGCTGTACCAAGAGTGAAGCTGCAGAGAAACTGGGCAACCATGATGGGAAACCAAT TTCGGAGCATAGACTTCCAACTTCTCGACCATCGCAG ATGGCGCGTGCCCGCCACTACGTGAAGATGACAATTCTTCTTAGCTGCTGGGTGTTTTTTACTGTTTGCTTTATGATGTACAATGAGAAGGAGGACAACGTCAGCATAACTGCAGTGGTGCCTGGAGAAATTAAAG AGTTCCCTATGCCGATAGACAAAGCAGAGTCAATACTTCTCAAGCTGACGGGTCCATTCATGTCCAAAAATGATGAAAGGCGGTTGAACTACACTACGTTAATGGATCATCAGAAACTTGAAGTATGGTTGGAAGCTGAAAAAAACAATGTCACTGAG GCCTCAGAAACATGGTCCATCCCCCTACACAACTCCACCCACCAACGATCGCGCACCCTCCACTTCAACTGTTCGCAGTGCGCGCTGCGTGTGCGCACCGACGCGCGCGCTGCCGTTGCGTTTACGTACAGTTATACAGAAAATCCGGTAGATGACACTACTGGCGTGATCTATGCGTTGGTGTTGCTGCTCGGCTTAtatatattgattatttttgaG ATAATAAACCGCACGATGGCAGCAGTGCTAGTATCAACCATGTCGCTGGCTGCCCTAGCAGTGGTGGGCGAGCGGCCAACCGTCCCGGAGATAGTCTCGTGGCTGGACATTGAAACGCTACTGCTGCTGTTTAGCATGATGCTGCTGGTCGCCATCATGGCTGAGACAGGCGTGTTTGACTTTCTTGCTGTTTTTACTTTCGAA GTGACAAAAGGTAATCTCTGGCCGTTGATATACCTACTGTGTGGTATCACCGCAGTGATATCCACGTTTCTCGACAACGTGACTACAGTTCTGCTGATGTCTCCGGTTACTATTAG aTTATGTGAAGTGATGGGCCTGGACCCAGTCCCAATACTGATGCTTATGGCCATATACAGCAACATTGGTGGTACTGCGACCCCCGTGGGAGACCCACCATGTGTCATAGTGGCTTCCAACAAGCACGTCATAGAAGCT GGCATAAACTTCACCAACTTCACGGCCCATATGGCACTCGGTATCCTCCTAGTGGCCGTGCAAACCTCACTACAGGTCCGGTTCATGTTCAGAGACACCAGCAAGCTTAGGCTCAACGTGCCTAGGGAGATACAAG ATCTCCGTCACCAGATTTCAATATGGCGGCGCGCAGCCGACTCCCTCCCGCAACTGAGCGGCAATGCGCATGTGGTGCGCGCGCGCCTGGACAGGAAGATCGAGAAGCTGCGCGCGAAGCTCAGCTGCATGGTGAAGGAGACCAGCAAGCGCGCGTGTCCGAGGGATGAGTTCCAGAGCACGCTGCGGGAGTTAAAGCAAAAG TACAAGATCCGTGACAAGGTTCTCCTGGTGCAGGCTTCTGTCGCTATATTCTTCGCTGTTGCCGTTTTCTTCCTCCACTCGATTCCTGAACTAA ACCGCATCTCCCTGGGATGGACGGCGTTGCTGGCAGCAGTCCTGCTGCTATTACTGGCTGACCGTGAAGATCTGGAGCCGGTGCTGAGACGGGTGGAGTGGTCTACTCTGCTGTTCTTTGCTGCACTCTTCGTTCTAATGGAG GCTCTCTCCAAGTTGGGTCTGATCCAGTACATCGGTGGTCTGATGGAGGTTCTGGTGCTGAGAGTGGATGAGAGCGCGCGGCTCGCGGTCGCCATCTTACTTATTCTATGG GTGGGCGGCGTAATCTCAGCATTTGTGGACAACCTACCCATGACAACGATAATGATCAGAGTGGTCATATCCATCGGCAGTAACCCTGATCTCAACCTGCCACTCGCTCCTCTCGTCTGGGCGCTGCTCTATGGAGCTTGCTTAGGAG GCAACGGCACTTTAATCGGTGCAAGCGCAAACGTGGTGTGCGCGGGAGTGGCGGAGCAGCACGGCTACAAGATCACCTTCGTGCAGTTCTTTAAAGTCGGCTTCCCCATCATGATCGGGCATATGGCTACTGCCTCCGTGTATTTATTACTGTGTCATTGCGTGTATACTTGGCATTGA